From one Rosa rugosa chromosome 4, drRosRugo1.1, whole genome shotgun sequence genomic stretch:
- the LOC133745151 gene encoding uncharacterized protein LOC133745151 isoform X1 — protein sequence MQKSLYIIWLPLFLGLLFNVVCIFHSYSELWDSVHLVMASDIRHIRGKRLLEQNDSAGLNRDAEIETRNNSDNFYTMRAQTDTGGFGTEGMHQGRSRRPRRVPEPAITEKNYTSEHLNRRSRRRRRVEPAITEINDTSEHLNIRVEPAEENNTLLLNQTSVNNEDTHVSHTGHCSLSYSQASYQKSREGFIMRYEDSGDNIHECNYCNANFWSGEALKQSSSNAGLLLL from the exons ATGCAAAAGAGTCTATATATCATTTGGCTGCCACTGTTCCTTGGTCTACTGTTTAACGTTGTCTGCATCTTTCATTCTTATTCAG AGCTTTGGGACAGTGTGCACCTAG TTATGGCATCGGATATCAGGCACATTAGAGGAAAAAGATTGTTGGAACAAAATGATAGTGCAGGTCTCAATCGTGATGCAGAGATAGAAACCAGAAACAATAGTGATAATTTTTATACCATGAGAGCCCAAACTGATACTGGGGGTTTTGGTACAGAGGGAATGCATCAAGGAAGATCAAGAAGGCCAAGACGTG TTCCTGAACCTGCAATAACAGAGAAAAATTACACCTCTGAACACTTGAATAGAAGATCAAGAAGGCGAAGACGTG TTGAACCTGCAATAACAGAGATAAATGACACCTCTGAACACTTGAATATAAGAGTTGAACCTGCTGAAGAAAACAACACTCTGTTGTTGAATCAAACTTCTGTTAACAATGAAGATACGCATGTTAGTCATACAG GTCATTGTTCGCTCTCATACAGTCAGGCATCATATCAGAAAAGTAGAGAAG GATTTATTATGAGATATGAAGATTCGGGTGATAATATTCATGAATGCAATTATTGCAATGCGAATTTTTGGTCTGGAGAAGCTCTTAAACAATCATCTTCAAATGCGGGTTTGCTATTGCTTTAG
- the LOC133745151 gene encoding uncharacterized protein LOC133745151 isoform X3, producing MQKSLYIIWLPLFLGLLFNVVCIFHSYSVMASDIRHIRGKRLLEQNDSAGLNRDAEIETRNNSDNFYTMRAQTDTGGFGTEGMHQGRSRRPRRVPEPAITEKNYTSEHLNRRSRRRRRVEPAITEINDTSEHLNIRVEPAEENNTLLLNQTSVNNEDTHVSHTGHCSLSYSQASYQKSREGFIMRYEDSGDNIHECNYCNANFWSGEALKQSSSNAGLLLL from the exons ATGCAAAAGAGTCTATATATCATTTGGCTGCCACTGTTCCTTGGTCTACTGTTTAACGTTGTCTGCATCTTTCATTCTTATTCAG TTATGGCATCGGATATCAGGCACATTAGAGGAAAAAGATTGTTGGAACAAAATGATAGTGCAGGTCTCAATCGTGATGCAGAGATAGAAACCAGAAACAATAGTGATAATTTTTATACCATGAGAGCCCAAACTGATACTGGGGGTTTTGGTACAGAGGGAATGCATCAAGGAAGATCAAGAAGGCCAAGACGTG TTCCTGAACCTGCAATAACAGAGAAAAATTACACCTCTGAACACTTGAATAGAAGATCAAGAAGGCGAAGACGTG TTGAACCTGCAATAACAGAGATAAATGACACCTCTGAACACTTGAATATAAGAGTTGAACCTGCTGAAGAAAACAACACTCTGTTGTTGAATCAAACTTCTGTTAACAATGAAGATACGCATGTTAGTCATACAG GTCATTGTTCGCTCTCATACAGTCAGGCATCATATCAGAAAAGTAGAGAAG GATTTATTATGAGATATGAAGATTCGGGTGATAATATTCATGAATGCAATTATTGCAATGCGAATTTTTGGTCTGGAGAAGCTCTTAAACAATCATCTTCAAATGCGGGTTTGCTATTGCTTTAG
- the LOC133745151 gene encoding uncharacterized protein LOC133745151 isoform X2 has protein sequence MQKSLYIIWLPLFLGLLFNVVCIFHSYSELWDSVHLVMASDIRHIRGKRLLEQNDSAGLNRDAEIETRNNSDNFYTMRAQTDTGGFGTEGMHQGRSRRPRREKNYTSEHLNRRSRRRRRVEPAITEINDTSEHLNIRVEPAEENNTLLLNQTSVNNEDTHVSHTGHCSLSYSQASYQKSREGFIMRYEDSGDNIHECNYCNANFWSGEALKQSSSNAGLLLL, from the exons ATGCAAAAGAGTCTATATATCATTTGGCTGCCACTGTTCCTTGGTCTACTGTTTAACGTTGTCTGCATCTTTCATTCTTATTCAG AGCTTTGGGACAGTGTGCACCTAG TTATGGCATCGGATATCAGGCACATTAGAGGAAAAAGATTGTTGGAACAAAATGATAGTGCAGGTCTCAATCGTGATGCAGAGATAGAAACCAGAAACAATAGTGATAATTTTTATACCATGAGAGCCCAAACTGATACTGGGGGTTTTGGTACAGAGGGAATGCATCAAGGAAGATCAAGAAGGCCAAGACGTG AGAAAAATTACACCTCTGAACACTTGAATAGAAGATCAAGAAGGCGAAGACGTG TTGAACCTGCAATAACAGAGATAAATGACACCTCTGAACACTTGAATATAAGAGTTGAACCTGCTGAAGAAAACAACACTCTGTTGTTGAATCAAACTTCTGTTAACAATGAAGATACGCATGTTAGTCATACAG GTCATTGTTCGCTCTCATACAGTCAGGCATCATATCAGAAAAGTAGAGAAG GATTTATTATGAGATATGAAGATTCGGGTGATAATATTCATGAATGCAATTATTGCAATGCGAATTTTTGGTCTGGAGAAGCTCTTAAACAATCATCTTCAAATGCGGGTTTGCTATTGCTTTAG
- the LOC133745140 gene encoding probable leucine-rich repeat receptor-like protein kinase At1g35710, with protein sequence MGGSRVDHQSTQWFNSANIGNLTNLTTLYLFENNLSGTISFEIGNLKSLVNLGFSTNQLSGSIPPTLGDLTNLATLYLHTNNLSGTIPLEIGNLKSLVDLELSTNQLGGPIPPTLGNLTNLTTLYLFENNLSGTIPLEIGNLKSLVNLGLSTNQLSGSIPPTLGDLTNLATLYLHTNNLSGTIPLEIGNLKSLVDLELTTNQLSGSIPPTLGNLTNLTTLYLFENNLSGTIPLEIGNLKSLVNLILSTNQLSGSIPPTLGDLTNLATLYLHTNNLSGTIPLEIGNLKSLVDLQLNTNQLSGSIPLEIGNLKSLVSLDLSANQLSGSIPTTLGDLNNLTSLYLHLNNLSGTIPKELGNIHELTELILSNNQFSGYLPQNICGSGSLTNFSVGSNHLSGPIPKSFKTCTRLFRVRLQGNQLTCNISEDFGVYPSLNFIDLSNNQLYGEISPNWGLCPNLTTLLIAGNNLTGSIPTEIGNATQIHELDLSSNGLVGAIPKEFGGLTSMVKLMLDGNQLSGRVPSELKSLTDLEYLDLSANEFNDSIPSFVGDFQKLHYLNLSNNKFSQAIPFQLAKLIHLSQLDLSFNAVEGQIPSDVSNMQSLEILNISHNNLSGFIPTSFEDMHGLSYVDISYNDLEGPLPNNKAFQAATPEALQGNKGLCGNARFLQACNKQNPKKDHKLVFMIIFPILGVFSLLAFIFALVGKRKKKDQHGETTNMNEEFSYSILKLDGKTMFEEIMRATEDFDPMYCIGQGEQGSVFKATLSSTYTVAVKKLHLPCDDNKNLQKAFLNEIRALTEMRHRNIVKLYGFCSHRLHSFLVYDYLEKGSLATMLSKDEEAKELGWSKRLNIVKGVAHALCYMHHDCLPPIVHRDISSKNILLDDEYEACVSDFGTAKFLNPDSANWTALASTYGYIAPELAYTMEVNEKCDVYSFGVVTLETVMGRHPGDLLSSLSSGACSSSSTALPAHQLPEFALLQVKLSLL encoded by the exons ATGGGTGGATCTAGAGTTGACCACCAATCaactcagtggttcaattccgCCAACATTGGGAATCTGACTAACCTTaccactctctatctctttgAAAATAATCTTTCTGGCACTATTTCCTTCGAGATAGGAAACTTGAAATCATTGGTGAATCTAGGCTTCAGCACAAATCaactcagtggttcaattccgCCAACACTGGGGGATCTGACCAACCTTGCCACTCTCTATCTCCATACAAATAATCTTTCTGGCACTATTCCCTTGGAGATAGGAAACTTGAAATCATTGGTGGATCTAGAGTTGTCCACCAATCAACTCGGTGGTCCAATTCCGCCAACACTGGGGAATTTGACTAACCTTaccactctctatctctttgAAAATAATCTTTCTGGCACTATTCCCTTGGAGATAGGAAACTTGAAATCATTGGTGAATCTAGGCTTGAGCACAAATCaactcagtggttcaattccgCCAACACTGGGGGATCTGACCAACCTTGCCACTCTCTATCTCCATACAAATAATCTTTCTGGCACTATTCCCTTGGAGATAGGAAACTTGAAATCATTGGTGGATCTAGAGTTGACCACCAATCaactcagtggttcaattccgCCAACACTGGGGAATCTGACTAACCTTaccactctctatctctttgAAAATAATCTTTCTGGCACTATTCCCTTGGAGATAGGAAACTTGAAATCATTGGTGAATCTAATCTTGAGCACAAATCaactcagtggttcaattccgCCAACATTGGGGGATCTGACCAACCTTGCCACTCTCTATCTCCATACAAATAATCTTTCTGGCACTATTCCCTTGGAGATAGGAAACTTGAAATCATTGGTGGATCTACAGTTGAACACCAATCaactcagtggttcaattccCTTGGAGATAGGAAACCTGAAATCATTGGTGAGTCTAGACTTGAGCGCTAATCAACTTAGTGGTTCAATTCCGACAACACTAGGTGATCTGAACAACCTTACCAGTCTTTATCTTCATCTAAATAACCTCTCTGGCACCATTCCGAAAGAGTTGGGAAATATCCATGAGTTGACAGAATTGATATTATCTAATAACCAATTTTCGGGTTATTTGCCACAGAACATTTGCGGAAGTGGATCACTCACAAACTTTTCAGTAGGCTCCAATCATTTGAGTGGTCCAATCCCAAAAAGCTTTAAAACTTGCACGAGATTATTCAGAGTCCGTCTTCAAGGAAACCAATTGACATGCAACATATCTGAAGACTTTGGTGTTTATCCGAGTTTGAATTTTATAGATTTGAGCAACAATCAACTTTATGGTGAAATCTCACCAAATTGGGGATTGTGCCCAAATTTAACAACCCTACTAATAGCGGGAAACAACCTTACTGGTTCTATACCAACCGAGATTGGAAATGCAACCCAAATTCATGAGCTTGATCTTTCTTcaaatggtttagtgggggcaATTCCAAAGGAGTTTGGAGGGTTAACGTCAATGGTGAAGCTGATGTTGGATGGCAATCAACTTTCAGGTCGTGTCCCTTCAGAGTTGAAATCATTGACTGATCTAGAATATCTTGATCTGTCAGCAAACGAATTCAATGATTCAATTCCAAGTTTTGTAGGTGATTTTCAAAAGTTACATTACTTGAATTTAAGCAACAACAAGTTCAGTCAAGCAATTCCATTCCAGTTGGCAAAGTTAATTCATCTGTCTCAGCTAGATTTGAGTTTTAACGCAGTTGAAGGTCAGATACCGTCAGATGTTAGTAATATGCAGAGTCTGGAAATACTTAATATATCCCACAACAATCTTTCTGGTTTCATTCCAACAAGTTTTGAAGACATGCACGGGTTGTCGTATGTAGACATATCCTACAATGACTTGGAAGGTCCACTTCCCAACAACAAAGCATTTCAAGCTGCTACTCCAGAAGCATTGCAAGGGAACAAGGGCTTGTGTGGCAACGCACGATTTTTGCAAGCCTGCaacaaacaaaacccaaaaaaggACCACAAACTCGTATTTATGATAATCTTCCCTATTCTCGGAGTATTTTCACTTCTAGCCTTTATATTTGCATTGgtaggaaaaaggaaaaagaaggatCAGCATGGAGAAACAACCAACATGAATGAAGAATTTTCTTATTCAATATTAAAGTTGGATGGAAAAACGATGTTTGAGGAAATCATGAGGGCAACAGAAGATTTTGATCCCATGTATTGCATAGGGCAGGGAGAACAGGGAAGTGTCTTCAAAGCAACTTTGTCATCCACTTACACAGTGGCCGTGAAGAAACTCCATTTGCCATGCGATGATAACAAGAATCTTCAGAAGGCATTCTTGAATGAAATTAGGGCACTAACTGAGATGCGTCACCGAAATATTGTGAAGCTTTATGGTTTTTGTTCACATAGGCTACACTCATTTTTGGTGTATGATTATCTGGAAAAGGGTAGTTTAGCCACGATGTTGAGCAAAGATGAGGAAGCCAAAGAACTGGGGTGGAGTAAAAGGCTGAATATAGTTAAAGGTGTAGCTCATGCGTTGTGTTACATGCATCATGATTGTTTGCCACCGATTGTGCATCGCGACATATCGAGCAAGAATATTTTGCTGGATGATGAGTATGAGGCCTGTGTTTCAGACTTTGGCACGGCTAAGTTCTTGAACCCGGACTCAGCTAATTGGACTGCCCTTGCAAGCACATATGGATATATTGCACCAG AGCTGGCTTATACGATGGAAGTGAATGAGAAGTGCGATGTTTATAGCTTTGGAGTGGTGACATTGGAGACAGTTATGGGAAGACATCCGGgagatcttctctcatctcTATCTTCGGGGGCGTGTTCATCATCGTCAACTGCATTACCAGCCCATCAACTGCCTGAATTTGCCCTCCTACAGGTGAAGTTGTCTCTGTTGTGA